The Acropora muricata isolate sample 2 chromosome 5, ASM3666990v1, whole genome shotgun sequence genome includes a window with the following:
- the LOC136917326 gene encoding uncharacterized protein encodes MHIDPRYFNVNKHVKICSEHFRQRDFVNPHAKKRRLNRNAVPSKFSWTPVKEEEEEDVERTAVSKLERSRIEQNEATDTASEGEGDELRVSGLTLTSQKTQTYEDDFCDDSIDISFRVPCLHRFSLSHLLSKSTTPSKEEKMFSHFTGFDSYAGFMDTLKFILPDLDRKLLIYWDSTAGKSSVIDTEKLFEENESDLEEDRDEDEPEIRETKTRPSAHKLQVEDEFLMVLMKLRMGLSNIALRERFNLSDSAVNNILLTWLNYIYEVLGSLKIWPHRDVILKNAPQEFIDKYPNNTVIIDATELKIQISNANTWLQ; translated from the coding sequence ATGCACATAGATCCGCGTTATTTCAACGTAAACAAGCATGTGAAGATCTGCAGCGAGCACTTCCGACAAAGGGACTTTGTAAATCCTCATGCTAAGAAGCGGCGATTAAATCGCAATGCAGTTCCTTCAAAGTTTTCTTGGACTCCTgtaaaagaggaagaagaagaggacgtCGAGAGGACAGCCGTATCAAAGCTAGAGCGTAGCAGAATCGAACAAAATGAAGCTACCGATACCGCATCGGAGGGAGAAGGCGATGAGCTGAGAGTGAGCGGTCTCACATTAACTTCGCAAAAGACTCAGACATACGAAGATGATTTTTGCGACGACTCGATTGATATATCCTTCCGAGTTCCTTGTTTACATCGCTTTTCTCTCTCTCATTTACTGTCTAAATCTACGACACCttcgaaagaagaaaaaatgttttcgcattTCACAGGATTTGACAGTTACGCTGGATTTATGGACACgcttaaatttattttgcctGACCTCGATAGAAAACTTCTTATCTACTGGGATAGCACTGCTGGTAAATCAAGTGTTATTGATACAGAAAAACTTTTcgaagaaaatgaaagtgatttGGAGGAGGACAGGGATGAAGATGAACCTGAAATCAGGGAAACTAAAACAAGACCTTCAGCGCACAAGCTTCAGGTTGAGGATGAATTTCTAATGGTTCTGATGAAACTCCGAATGGGATTGTCCAACATCGCTCTTAGAGAAAGGTTTAATCTGTCTGACAGTGCAGTCAACAATATACTCCTGACATGGCTGAATTATATTTATGAAGTGCtaggaagcctgaaaatatgGCCACATAGagatgttattttgaaaaatgccccacaagaatttattgacaaatatCCAAACAACACGGTGATAATCGATGCTACTGAACTTAAAATTCAGATCAGTAACGCAAACACGTGGTTGCAATGA
- the LOC136918339 gene encoding uncharacterized protein, whose protein sequence is MFSFMDDSRSSQRKRARSQDSSAIYSPIPCKRPLFVSTSIATSTVVTRSKGKDSVSGRSFEVDKTGSTARHSSSPGASLGNSLAQHTTSLERAVSLNPSFASLKGNPMGTMEDSEAESICSSVEGSCDSEACDMSSEYDTEDELMKWDRLIVDEPAQLLIMSRRKSGL, encoded by the exons ATGTTCAGTTTTATGGATGATAGCAGATCTTCTCAAAGAAAACGAGCTCGTTCGCAGGATTCGTCCGCCATTTATAGCCCGATTCCAT GTAAGCGACCCTTGTTCGTTTCAACATCGATAGCAACTAGCACTGTTGTAACCCGTTCCAAAGGGAAAGACTCTGTCAGTGGAAG GTCTTTTGAAGTTGATAAAACTGGTTCCACAGCAAGACACTCTAGTTCTCCAGGAGCCAGTTTGGGAAATTCACTGGCACAACACACCACCTCTCTGGAAAGAGCAGTGTCGCTGAATCCTTCATTTGCTTCACTGAAGGGAAATCCTATGGGGACTATGGAAGATTCAGAGGCAGAAAGTATCTGCAGCAGTGTGGAAGGCAG ctgtgACAGTGAAGCCTGTGACATGTCATCAGAATATGACACGGAGGATGAACTAATGAAATGGGATCGCCTGATTGTGGACGAACCAGCCCAGCTGCTGATAATGAGCCGGAGAAAGTCTGGGCTCTAG